TAAAGATCAGAACCACAGCACCGATCAGTGATGGGAAGACATAGTAGTCGCTGATCTTAGGTCCCCAGCTTCCCAGCAGCATGCCGCCGAGCCATGAACCGAGAATACCAGCGATAATGTTTCCGATAATTCCGCCTGGAATGTCTCTACCCATAATCAACCCGGCCAGCCAACCAATTACGCCACCAACAATCAACATCCATAGTAAACTCATTAACTCTCAGCTCCTTTTGTGTTTGTTGTCTTCGATGGTTACTATTAACCTTATGCACAGCGTTTAAACCAGTGTTAAATTTTGCCGGCACACATTTATTTAGTATTCCAGTCTGTCCAAATTTATGCTGTTTAACCCTGATATGGTGGTGGGTACATAAAGATGTTAGAGTGAAATAAAGGATCACCCGCTGAGTGAGAATAGGGGTGTACAGGTTATATAAGCTTATATACTATACAATAAAGGAGCCGCAGCCATGCACCAGCCTAATGAAGTGTTATTCTATATTGGAACGTACAACAGTGAGGAGAAAGAGGCCATCTTGCTCGGTGCGCTGGATAAGGAGACCGGAGAAATGAGGGTTATGGGCGGTAGCCAGGGGATCCTGAATCCTTCCTATCTGGCGGTTAATGCAGCGCAGACTGTATTATATGCAGTGAGCGAGCAGGATGAGGGTGCAGTTCATGCCTATGCCATTGAACCCGGCAGCAAAGCCTTACATCCGCTGGGCAGCAGAGCGACCGGGGGAGGTGCACCGTGTTATGTGTCCGTAGCTCCGCAGGGAGATTACATATTCGTATCGAACTATACGGGAGGCAACGTCAATGTGTTCCCGCTGAACCCGGACGGGTCCTTGCAGGAGATGTCTTCCCAGGTGAAGCATGAAGGCTCGGGAATCCGCAGTGACCGTCAGGATGCACCCCATCCTCATTCCGTGATTCCAGACAAGACGGGTGAACATGTGCTGGTCTGTGATCTCGGCCTCGACCAGATCGTGTTCTACCGTGTGGAGAGCGGGAAGCTGGTTACTCACCGGGAAGTAGAGCTTCCTCCAGGCTCAGGACCGCGCCATCTGGCGGTTCATCCTTCGCGGCAATGGATCTATCTGGTCAATGAACTGAGCAATACGGTCACCGTATTCGCCAATGATGAGCCTCAGGGTAATCTGAAGCTCCTGCAGAGCATCAGCAGTCTCCCGGAGCACTATACGGCCGGAAGTGATGATACGGCTGCCGATATCCATGTATCGCCATGCGGACGCTACCTCTACGTATCCAACCGTGGACATGACAGCATCGCCCTGTTCCACATCGATAATGCTACAGGTCTGCTGGAAGCGGAGGACTGGGTAATCTCCGGGGGACGCACACCGCGCAACTTCGCTCTGATCGGCGGCATGCTGCTCGCTGCTAACCAGAACAGCGGCAATATTGCCTCCTTCCGCATAGACAGTGAGACCGGC
This genomic interval from Paenibacillus sp. FSL H8-0332 contains the following:
- a CDS encoding GlsB/YeaQ/YmgE family stress response membrane protein; translated protein: MSLLWMLIVGGVIGWLAGLIMGRDIPGGIIGNIIAGILGSWLGGMLLGSWGPKISDYYVFPSLIGAVVLIFIVSLILRSVGGRSRS
- a CDS encoding beta-propeller fold lactonase family protein; translated protein: MHQPNEVLFYIGTYNSEEKEAILLGALDKETGEMRVMGGSQGILNPSYLAVNAAQTVLYAVSEQDEGAVHAYAIEPGSKALHPLGSRATGGGAPCYVSVAPQGDYIFVSNYTGGNVNVFPLNPDGSLQEMSSQVKHEGSGIRSDRQDAPHPHSVIPDKTGEHVLVCDLGLDQIVFYRVESGKLVTHREVELPPGSGPRHLAVHPSRQWIYLVNELSNTVTVFANDEPQGNLKLLQSISSLPEHYTAGSDDTAADIHVSPCGRYLYVSNRGHDSIALFHIDNATGLLEAEDWVISGGRTPRNFALIGGMLLAANQNSGNIASFRIDSETGRLIPTGNELEVPAPVCLVALD